From a single Micromonospora pallida genomic region:
- the alaS gene encoding alanine--tRNA ligase encodes MKTAEIKRRYLAHFEANGHAVVPSAPLPAISDPNLLFVNAGMVQFVPYFLGQQTPPYPRAVSVQKCIRTPDIDEVGKTSRHGTFFQMNGNFSFGDYFKAGAIPLAWELSTKPVAEGGFGLDPERIWPTVYLDDDEAYDIWRSVGVPVERIVRRGKKDNYWSMGIPGPAGPCSELFYDRGPAYGREGGPEVDEDRYLEFWNLVFMQYEIADVTSKEHFRIVGELPKKNIDTGMGLERIASILQGVDNLYEIDEVRPILDRASELSGKRYGTSSGQVAAESHPDDVRLRVVADHVRTALMLIGDGVTPSNEGRGYVLRRIMRRAIRAMRLLGYQDRALPELLPVARDCMSPSYPELATDFDRISQYAYAEEDAFLSTLRAGTTILDTAISETKQAGKPALSGDKAFQLHDTYGFPIDLTLEIAAEQGLTVDAEGFRRLMADQRSRAKADAKARKTGHTDLSAYRSVLDGGGPVSFTGYTETSREATVRALLSGGAPVAAAVEGDTIELVLDATPFYAEGGGQQPDQGLITVGGGEVEVFDVQQPVPGLVVHRAKVRRGEVRAGETGFAEIDLTRRRAISRSHTATHLVHQTMRNFLGESATQAGSLNAPGRLRFDFNTPTGVAPSVLHDVEQQVNEVLLADLEVHAFITSLEEARRIGAMALFGEKYGDEVRVVEVGDYARELCGGTHVDRSGQLGLVKILSESSIGSGVRRVEALVGMDAFRFLAKEHLLVARLAELYRVPSDQVADRVEQTVTQLRDAEKELEKLRAQLVLGGAAALAAQAKDVRGVAYVGTEAPEGAGGNDVRTLAQEIRGRIDPARPAVVAVAARANGKASLVVAVNGAARSRGLAANDLVKAAFSGRGGGSPDLAQGGGLPAAEAPKLLLTVEQAISEA; translated from the coding sequence ATGAAGACGGCGGAGATCAAGCGGCGGTATCTCGCCCACTTCGAGGCCAACGGCCATGCCGTGGTGCCGTCCGCTCCGCTGCCCGCCATCAGCGACCCGAACCTGCTGTTCGTCAACGCCGGCATGGTGCAGTTCGTCCCGTACTTCCTGGGTCAGCAGACCCCGCCGTACCCGCGGGCGGTCAGCGTCCAGAAGTGCATCCGGACGCCGGACATCGACGAGGTCGGCAAGACCAGCCGGCACGGCACGTTCTTCCAGATGAACGGCAACTTCTCCTTCGGCGACTACTTCAAGGCCGGGGCGATCCCGCTCGCCTGGGAGCTGTCCACGAAGCCGGTCGCCGAGGGCGGCTTCGGGCTCGACCCGGAGCGGATCTGGCCCACCGTCTACCTCGACGACGACGAGGCGTACGACATCTGGCGGTCGGTCGGCGTGCCGGTGGAGCGGATCGTCCGGCGGGGTAAGAAGGACAACTACTGGTCGATGGGCATCCCCGGCCCGGCCGGCCCGTGCTCGGAGCTCTTCTACGACCGGGGCCCCGCCTACGGGCGCGAGGGCGGTCCGGAGGTCGACGAGGACCGCTACCTGGAGTTCTGGAATCTCGTCTTCATGCAGTACGAGATCGCGGACGTCACCAGCAAGGAGCACTTCCGGATCGTCGGCGAGCTGCCGAAGAAGAACATCGACACCGGCATGGGGCTGGAGCGGATCGCCTCCATCCTCCAGGGCGTCGACAACCTCTACGAGATCGACGAGGTCCGGCCGATCCTCGACCGTGCCTCCGAGCTGAGCGGCAAGCGGTACGGCACGAGTTCCGGCCAGGTGGCCGCCGAGTCGCACCCGGACGACGTCCGGCTGAGGGTGGTCGCCGACCACGTGCGGACCGCGCTGATGCTGATCGGCGACGGGGTGACCCCGAGCAACGAGGGGCGTGGCTACGTGCTGCGCCGGATCATGCGGCGGGCGATCCGGGCGATGCGGCTGCTCGGCTACCAGGACCGGGCGCTGCCCGAGCTGCTCCCGGTGGCCCGGGACTGCATGTCCCCGTCGTACCCGGAGCTGGCCACCGACTTCGACCGGATCTCGCAGTACGCCTACGCCGAGGAGGACGCCTTCCTGTCCACCCTGCGCGCCGGCACCACGATCCTGGACACGGCGATCAGCGAGACGAAGCAGGCCGGGAAGCCGGCGCTCTCCGGTGACAAGGCGTTCCAGCTGCACGACACGTACGGCTTCCCGATCGACCTGACCCTGGAGATCGCCGCCGAGCAGGGGCTCACCGTCGACGCCGAGGGCTTCCGCCGGCTGATGGCCGATCAGCGGTCCCGGGCCAAGGCCGACGCGAAGGCCCGCAAGACCGGGCACACCGACCTGTCGGCGTACCGGTCGGTGCTGGACGGCGGCGGCCCGGTCAGCTTCACCGGATACACCGAGACCTCCCGCGAGGCGACCGTCCGGGCGCTGCTCTCCGGCGGCGCGCCGGTCGCGGCGGCCGTCGAGGGGGACACCATCGAGCTGGTGCTCGACGCGACCCCGTTCTACGCCGAGGGCGGTGGGCAGCAGCCCGACCAGGGCCTGATCACCGTCGGCGGCGGCGAGGTCGAGGTCTTCGACGTGCAGCAGCCGGTTCCCGGCCTGGTGGTGCACCGGGCGAAGGTGCGCCGGGGCGAGGTGCGGGCCGGTGAGACCGGCTTCGCCGAGATCGACCTGACCCGGCGGCGGGCGATCTCCCGCTCGCACACCGCCACCCACCTGGTGCACCAGACCATGCGGAACTTCCTCGGCGAGTCGGCCACCCAGGCCGGTTCGTTGAACGCCCCGGGCCGGCTGCGGTTCGACTTCAACACCCCGACCGGGGTCGCGCCGAGCGTGCTGCACGACGTGGAGCAGCAGGTCAACGAGGTGCTCCTGGCCGACCTGGAGGTGCACGCCTTCATCACCTCGCTGGAGGAGGCCCGCCGGATCGGCGCGATGGCGCTCTTCGGCGAGAAGTACGGTGACGAGGTGCGGGTCGTCGAGGTCGGGGACTACGCCCGCGAGCTGTGCGGCGGCACCCACGTCGACCGGTCCGGCCAGCTCGGCCTGGTGAAGATCCTCTCCGAGTCGTCGATCGGCTCCGGGGTGCGCCGGGTCGAGGCGCTGGTCGGTATGGACGCGTTCCGCTTCCTGGCCAAGGAGCACCTGCTCGTCGCCCGGCTGGCCGAGCTGTACCGGGTGCCCAGCGACCAGGTGGCCGACCGGGTGGAGCAGACCGTCACCCAGCTCCGCGACGCCGAGAAGGAGCTGGAGAAGCTCCGCGCCCAACTGGTGCTCGGTGGTGCCGCGGCGCTCGCCGCGCAGGCCAAGGACGTGCGCGGGGTCGCGTACGTCGGCACCGAGGCGCCGGAGGGCGCGGGCGGCAACGACGTACGGACCCTGGCCCAGGAGATCCGGGGCCGGATCGATCCGGCCCGGCCGGCGGTGGTCGCGGTGGCTGCCCGCGCCAACGGCAAGGCCTCCCTGGTGGTGGCGGTGAACGGTGCCGCCCGCAGCCGGGGCCTGGCCGCGAACGACCTGGTCAAGGCGGCCTTCTCCGGCCGGGGCGGGGGCAGCCCCGACCTGGCCCAGGGCGGTGGCCTGCCGGCGGCCGAGGCGCCGAAGCTGCTGCTCACCGTGGAACAGGCGATCAGCGAGGCGTGA
- a CDS encoding DUF948 domain-containing protein: protein MELGEVAALVAAIAFAMLVLILTLPILRLRHTVDATTRMINDLNERSAPLLGNVNTTVENVNVALTQVQTSLDGVNIQLAKVDNMTSHAQNITANVANLATVVSAAAANPLVKVAAFGYGVRRAAAARRHAETEREVRDTIKQQRRAAKRGDR from the coding sequence GTGGAGCTTGGAGAGGTCGCGGCGCTGGTCGCGGCGATCGCGTTCGCGATGCTGGTGCTGATCCTGACGCTGCCCATCCTGCGACTGCGGCACACCGTGGACGCCACCACCCGCATGATCAACGACCTCAACGAGCGCAGCGCGCCGCTGCTCGGCAACGTCAACACGACGGTGGAGAACGTCAACGTGGCGCTGACCCAGGTGCAGACTTCGCTGGACGGGGTGAACATCCAGCTCGCCAAGGTCGACAACATGACCAGCCACGCCCAGAACATCACCGCCAACGTGGCGAACCTCGCCACCGTGGTCTCCGCTGCCGCCGCCAACCCGCTGGTCAAGGTCGCCGCCTTCGGGTACGGCGTCCGTCGCGCCGCCGCCGCCCGCCGGCACGCCGAGACCGAGCGTGAGGTCCGCGACACCATCAAGCAGCAGCGGCGGGCCGCCAAGCGCGGCGACCGCTGA
- a CDS encoding replication-associated recombination protein A, producing MESDALFTLGDPAAAPSAPAGFGGTPAGSGVDGFDPAGADAPLPVRMRPANLDELVGQEHLLAPGSPLRQLVGGTTPMSVILWGPPGCGKTTIAHLVARATDRRFVAMSALTAGVKDVRAVIETARRQRRSGGPPTVLFIDEVHRFSKTQQDSLLAAVEDRTVTLLAATTENPYFSVISPLLSRCVLLTLQPLTEDAVRGLLRRAVVDERGLGGTPTLAPEAEEHLVRLAGGDVRKALTALEAAAASATALGTDRIDLATAEQAVDVAAVRYDRAGDAHYDVTSAFIKSMRGSDVDAALHWLARMLVAGEDARFIARRLVIFASEDVGMADPLALQVATAAAHAVEYVGLPEVQLNLAQAVIHLATAPKSNSATTAIGAAIRDVRAGRGGPVPRAVRDAHYSGARGLGHGTGYRYPHDDQRGVVTQQYVPDDLVGTDYYQPTEHGAERAVATRLPLLRRIVRGRSGAAAVPVGTGPSTTDADGVPADEGGVDAARKGHQ from the coding sequence ATGGAGTCCGACGCCCTCTTCACTCTCGGTGATCCCGCCGCTGCGCCGAGCGCGCCCGCGGGGTTCGGCGGCACGCCCGCCGGGTCCGGGGTCGATGGCTTCGACCCCGCCGGCGCCGACGCGCCGCTGCCGGTGCGGATGCGCCCGGCGAACCTCGACGAACTGGTCGGCCAGGAGCACCTGCTCGCCCCCGGCTCGCCGCTGCGGCAACTGGTCGGCGGCACGACCCCGATGTCGGTGATCCTCTGGGGACCACCCGGTTGCGGTAAGACCACCATCGCGCACCTGGTGGCCCGGGCCACCGACCGCCGCTTCGTCGCCATGTCGGCGCTCACCGCCGGGGTGAAGGACGTCCGCGCGGTGATCGAGACGGCCCGCCGGCAGCGCCGCTCCGGTGGGCCGCCCACCGTGCTCTTCATCGACGAGGTGCACCGGTTCAGCAAGACCCAGCAGGACTCGCTGCTCGCCGCCGTCGAGGATCGGACGGTGACCCTGCTCGCGGCGACCACCGAGAACCCGTACTTCTCGGTCATCTCGCCGCTGCTGTCCCGCTGCGTGCTGCTGACCCTGCAACCGCTCACCGAGGACGCGGTCCGGGGCCTGCTGCGTCGCGCGGTCGTCGACGAGCGTGGCCTCGGTGGCACGCCGACCCTCGCCCCCGAGGCCGAGGAGCACCTGGTCCGCCTCGCCGGTGGTGACGTCCGCAAGGCGCTCACCGCGCTGGAGGCGGCCGCCGCCTCGGCCACGGCGCTCGGGACCGACCGGATCGACCTGGCCACCGCCGAGCAGGCGGTCGACGTGGCGGCGGTCCGCTACGACCGCGCCGGGGATGCCCACTACGACGTGACCAGCGCCTTCATCAAGAGCATGCGCGGCTCCGACGTCGACGCGGCGCTGCACTGGCTGGCCCGGATGCTGGTCGCCGGGGAGGACGCCCGGTTCATCGCCCGCCGGTTGGTCATCTTCGCCAGCGAGGACGTCGGCATGGCCGACCCCCTGGCCCTTCAGGTGGCGACCGCAGCCGCGCACGCGGTGGAGTACGTCGGCCTGCCCGAGGTCCAGCTCAACCTCGCCCAGGCGGTGATCCACCTGGCCACCGCCCCGAAGTCCAACTCCGCGACCACCGCGATCGGGGCGGCGATCCGGGACGTGCGCGCCGGCCGGGGCGGGCCGGTGCCGCGCGCCGTGCGGGACGCCCACTACTCCGGTGCCCGGGGGCTGGGCCACGGCACCGGCTACCGCTACCCGCACGACGACCAGCGGGGCGTGGTCACCCAGCAGTACGTCCCGGACGACCTCGTCGGCACCGACTACTACCAGCCCACGGAGCACGGCGCGGAGCGCGCGGTGGCCACCCGGCTGCCCCTGCTGCGCCGCATCGTCCGGGGCCGCTCCGGGGCGGCCGCCGTGCCGGTGGGGACCGGACCGAGCACGACGGACGCGGACGGCGTCCCGGCGGATGAGGGCGGCGTGGACGCCGCCAGGAAGGGTCACCAGTGA
- a CDS encoding GNAT family N-acetyltransferase, whose amino-acid sequence MIGAARAVPGRRAVLAATGHHPYVRHVLGRDDEPRAWLLDDVTGWLLPAESGPAGGAFGAAGPAVGLVAALRAEGVVRAGQWLHLPRVGSAELTGRLPVARHSDWDFLWAAAPPPHQPGEERVVRLTEADLPALTALVDEAFPSTTSRPGDPRVVDWYGIRAGDRLVACGADRSRGVIGFLAGLTVAPGERGRGLGAVLTAGMTRALFARYDHVALGVYTHNVGALRLYRRLGFTHVLPRSSVQLG is encoded by the coding sequence ATGATCGGCGCAGCGCGGGCAGTACCCGGACGGAGAGCGGTCCTGGCGGCCACCGGTCACCACCCGTACGTCCGGCACGTTCTCGGCCGGGACGACGAGCCGCGCGCGTGGTTGCTGGACGACGTGACGGGATGGCTGTTGCCGGCCGAGTCCGGGCCGGCCGGCGGGGCGTTCGGCGCGGCCGGACCGGCGGTCGGTCTTGTCGCGGCGCTGCGCGCCGAAGGGGTCGTCCGCGCCGGACAGTGGCTGCACCTGCCCCGGGTGGGCTCGGCGGAGCTGACCGGGCGACTACCGGTCGCCCGGCACAGCGACTGGGACTTCCTCTGGGCCGCCGCCCCGCCGCCGCACCAGCCCGGCGAGGAACGGGTGGTCCGCCTCACCGAGGCCGACCTCCCGGCGCTCACCGCGCTGGTCGACGAAGCGTTCCCGAGCACCACCTCGCGCCCCGGTGACCCCCGGGTGGTCGACTGGTACGGCATCCGGGCCGGTGACCGGCTGGTCGCCTGCGGCGCGGACCGCAGCCGGGGTGTGATCGGTTTCCTCGCCGGCCTGACCGTCGCGCCCGGTGAGCGGGGACGCGGCCTGGGCGCGGTGCTGACCGCCGGCATGACCCGGGCCCTCTTCGCCCGGTACGACCATGTGGCGCTCGGCGTCTACACCCACAACGTCGGCGCGCTGCGCCTCTACCGGCGGCTCGGCTTCACCCACGTCCTCCCCCGCAGCTCGGTGCAGCTCGGCTGA
- a CDS encoding MFS transporter codes for MTALLTADQVRRRYLFLHGLRWLPVGLLIPVMVLLMQERGLTLAQIGLVTAAQGIVVLLLELPTGGLADALGRRPVLLTSAVINLVSLALFAVADSFALFVVVWLLQGVHRALDSGPLDSWYVDATLAADPDAAYEKGLGLGGTVLGVTISAGALLGGGLVALGPVGPVSALTTPVLLAVVVQLAALVALGTLLAEPRAARDRGALRASVAAAPGLVGQAFGLLRRSRVLLALVAVELFWGFGMVTFEILPPARLAEVTGDADRAAALLGPAGSVAWLASAAGAALTPLLIRWWGAAPSAAVLRVVQGATVVGMGLLAGPVGVLLAYLACYTVHGASNPLHTGLLHRQVDGPYRTSVLSLNSMVAMPAGALGGIVLTALADAAGVRTAMLVGAVVLAVAAPLYLPAWRAARRAPNTPNTPAAPTGTVAPAPTADSATPAAPAPTADSATPAGPAPTAGPLRAADSAVPAGTEAG; via the coding sequence GTGACCGCGCTGCTCACCGCCGACCAGGTCCGGCGGCGCTACCTGTTCCTGCACGGGCTCCGCTGGCTCCCGGTCGGCCTGCTGATCCCGGTCATGGTCCTGCTGATGCAGGAACGCGGCCTCACCCTCGCCCAGATCGGCCTGGTCACCGCTGCTCAGGGCATCGTCGTACTGCTGCTGGAGTTGCCCACCGGAGGGCTCGCCGACGCCCTCGGCCGGCGGCCGGTGCTGCTCACCTCCGCAGTGATCAACCTTGTCTCGCTGGCCCTGTTCGCGGTCGCCGACTCGTTCGCCCTCTTCGTCGTGGTCTGGCTGCTCCAGGGCGTCCATCGGGCGCTGGACAGCGGCCCGCTGGACTCCTGGTACGTCGACGCGACCCTCGCCGCCGACCCCGACGCCGCGTACGAGAAGGGGCTCGGTCTCGGTGGGACGGTCCTCGGGGTGACGATCAGCGCCGGTGCGTTGCTCGGTGGTGGGCTGGTCGCGCTCGGTCCGGTCGGCCCGGTGAGCGCGCTGACCACGCCGGTGCTGCTCGCCGTCGTCGTGCAACTGGCCGCCCTGGTGGCGCTCGGCACTCTCCTGGCCGAACCGCGTGCGGCCCGGGACCGGGGTGCGCTGCGCGCGTCGGTCGCTGCCGCGCCGGGCCTGGTCGGCCAGGCGTTCGGGCTGCTGCGCCGGTCCCGGGTACTCCTCGCGCTGGTCGCGGTGGAGCTGTTCTGGGGCTTTGGCATGGTCACCTTCGAGATCCTGCCTCCGGCCCGTCTCGCCGAGGTGACCGGAGACGCCGACCGGGCGGCGGCGCTGCTCGGCCCGGCCGGTTCGGTCGCCTGGCTCGCCTCGGCGGCCGGCGCCGCCCTCACCCCGCTGCTGATCCGGTGGTGGGGAGCTGCGCCCAGCGCCGCCGTACTGCGGGTGGTGCAGGGGGCGACCGTGGTCGGCATGGGACTGCTCGCCGGGCCGGTCGGCGTGCTTCTGGCGTACCTGGCCTGCTACACCGTGCACGGCGCGTCGAACCCACTGCACACTGGGCTGCTGCACCGGCAGGTGGACGGCCCGTACCGGACCAGCGTGCTGTCGTTGAACTCGATGGTGGCGATGCCGGCCGGCGCGTTGGGCGGGATCGTGCTCACCGCCTTAGCCGACGCCGCCGGGGTCCGGACGGCGATGCTGGTCGGCGCGGTGGTGCTGGCCGTCGCCGCCCCGCTTTACCTACCCGCCTGGCGGGCCGCCCGACGCGCCCCGAACACCCCGAACACCCCGGCCGCCCCCACCGGGACCGTCGCCCCCGCGCCGACCGCCGACTCCGCGACCCCAGCCGCCCCCGCGCCGACCGCCGACTCCGCGACTCCGGCCGGCCCCGCGCCGACCGCCGGCCCCCTCCGGGCCGCCGACTCCGCCGTCCCGGCCGGGACCGAAGCAGGGTGA
- a CDS encoding ArsR/SmtB family transcription factor yields MAKEQSGGLVSVRLDARQARVLAHPLRFRLLGALRTDGPATATTLAQALDTNTGATSYHLRQLAEVGLVAEEPDRGTGRQRWWQAAHQVTSFDPSDYDDDPDARAAIEWIQADTVRWMTEQVDRWLAERATYSPQWRDAAGISDGFLTIGPERLQELNQEIWDLILRYREASPPDEPDARPVHVVYATLPAQGQDR; encoded by the coding sequence ATGGCGAAGGAGCAGAGCGGCGGGCTGGTCAGCGTCCGCCTGGATGCCCGGCAGGCCCGGGTGCTGGCCCACCCACTGCGGTTTCGGCTGCTCGGCGCGCTGCGCACCGACGGCCCGGCGACCGCCACCACCCTCGCCCAGGCGCTCGACACCAACACCGGGGCGACCAGCTATCACCTGCGCCAGCTCGCCGAGGTCGGGCTGGTGGCCGAGGAGCCCGACCGGGGCACCGGCCGACAGCGCTGGTGGCAGGCGGCGCACCAGGTCACCAGCTTCGATCCCAGCGACTACGACGACGACCCGGACGCCCGCGCGGCGATCGAGTGGATCCAGGCCGACACCGTGCGCTGGATGACCGAACAGGTCGACCGGTGGCTCGCCGAGCGGGCGACGTACTCCCCGCAGTGGCGGGACGCGGCCGGCATCAGCGACGGCTTCCTGACCATTGGCCCGGAGCGGTTGCAGGAACTCAACCAGGAGATCTGGGACCTGATCCTCCGCTACCGGGAGGCGTCACCGCCCGACGAGCCGGACGCCCGGCCGGTCCACGTCGTCTACGCGACCCTTCCCGCGCAGGGGCAGGACCGGTGA
- a CDS encoding SDR family oxidoreductase, translated as MTLLVVGASGHLGGELCRRAVAAGERVIGTYHTREPTLAGVESRRLDVRDRAAVRALVTAVRPDAVVGTSYRFDDWAVTADGAAHVALAAAEAGARLVHVSSDAVHGGRAEPYADDEPPSPTFPYGAAKAAAEVTVRSVHPAAALVRTSLILGDRHSKQVRLCLDALAGRATLFTDEVRCPVHVGDLADAVLTLVATDHAGPLNVAGADALSRAELGLLVARRYGLDPIGMKTTTSGNTGRGRPLTVLLDSSRAARLLPVRLRGAHEFLAR; from the coding sequence ATGACGCTGCTGGTGGTGGGGGCGAGCGGGCACCTCGGCGGTGAACTGTGCCGGCGGGCGGTCGCGGCGGGGGAGCGGGTGATCGGCACCTACCACACCCGCGAGCCGACGCTGGCCGGCGTCGAGTCGCGCCGGCTGGACGTCCGCGACCGCGCCGCGGTCCGCGCGCTGGTCACGGCGGTACGCCCGGACGCGGTCGTCGGCACCAGCTACCGGTTCGACGACTGGGCGGTCACCGCGGACGGGGCGGCCCACGTCGCGCTCGCCGCCGCCGAGGCGGGCGCCCGACTGGTGCACGTCTCCAGTGACGCCGTACACGGCGGGCGCGCCGAACCGTACGCCGACGACGAGCCGCCCAGCCCAACGTTCCCGTACGGGGCGGCGAAGGCAGCGGCCGAAGTGACCGTCCGGTCCGTCCACCCGGCCGCCGCGCTGGTGCGTACCTCGTTGATCCTGGGTGATCGGCACAGCAAGCAGGTCCGGCTCTGCCTGGACGCCCTGGCCGGCCGGGCGACCCTCTTCACCGACGAAGTCCGCTGCCCGGTGCACGTCGGTGATCTGGCCGACGCCGTACTCACCCTGGTCGCCACAGACCATGCCGGTCCGCTGAACGTGGCTGGGGCGGACGCGCTCAGCCGGGCCGAGCTGGGGCTGTTGGTCGCCCGGCGGTACGGGTTGGACCCGATCGGGATGAAGACCACCACCAGCGGCAACACCGGGCGGGGTCGCCCGTTGACGGTGCTGCTCGACAGTTCCCGGGCGGCCCGCCTGCTCCCCGTCCGCCTGCGCGGCGCCCACGAGTTCCTGGCCCGCTGA
- a CDS encoding 4'-phosphopantetheinyl transferase family protein produces MGTVWWADLGMFRRWQLGVLDDTERGRLAAIRHPGRRRQSTLGAVLLRLAVADRCGVPADRLRVVRSCPSCPEPHGRPRLPGHRLSVAVSHSGRRVVVAVSDQGEIGVDVERRDPDRAAAELALWCRREAVVKATGDGLRVRVRDVRISPPPGPLRLLGYPGRPDLRARLWDLRPGPGYLGAAALVVPTAPTGRERLVERSAATLLSRRPRPDGLRRRAAGRQLHAATAAQPSCRDRSGRPRRRMVLRSVAARSRRETDG; encoded by the coding sequence GTGGGCACCGTCTGGTGGGCCGACCTGGGCATGTTCCGACGCTGGCAGCTCGGGGTGCTGGACGACACCGAACGGGGGCGGCTCGCCGCCATCCGGCACCCCGGGCGCCGCCGGCAGTCCACCCTCGGCGCGGTGCTGCTGCGTCTCGCGGTCGCCGATCGGTGCGGCGTGCCGGCCGACCGGCTCCGGGTGGTCCGGTCCTGCCCGAGCTGCCCGGAGCCGCACGGCCGACCCCGGTTGCCCGGGCACCGGCTTTCGGTCGCCGTCTCCCACTCCGGCCGGCGGGTGGTGGTCGCGGTCAGCGACCAGGGCGAGATCGGGGTGGACGTGGAACGCCGCGACCCCGACCGCGCCGCGGCCGAGCTGGCGCTCTGGTGCCGGCGCGAGGCGGTGGTCAAGGCGACCGGGGACGGGCTGCGGGTACGCGTTCGGGACGTCCGGATCAGCCCGCCACCCGGGCCGCTCCGGCTGCTCGGCTACCCCGGGCGGCCCGACCTGCGGGCCCGGCTCTGGGACCTGCGCCCCGGCCCCGGCTACCTCGGCGCGGCGGCGTTGGTCGTCCCGACCGCCCCGACCGGCCGGGAACGGCTCGTGGAGCGCAGCGCCGCCACACTGCTCAGCCGCCGACCCCGGCCGGACGGTCTGCGGCGGCGTGCAGCCGGCCGGCAGCTCCACGCCGCTACGGCCGCCCAGCCCTCGTGCCGGGACAGGTCAGGTCGGCCACGGCGCCGGATGGTCCTCCGGTCCGTGGCTGCACGCAGTCGACGGGAGACGGACGGATGA
- a CDS encoding acyl-CoA dehydrogenase gives MGHYRSDLRDLEFNLFEVFGVEEFLGADGYPDLDADTIRQILAEVDRSAREELADVFTEGDRQPPVFDPATHTAPLPPAFAKAYRAFLDAGFWRLGDLAPELGGTPAPRMLWRAIGELMMGANPAIWIYASGPPLANVLWHEGTAEQQRWARIFVDREWGSTMALTEADAGSDVGAGRTTAVPQPDGSWHLEGVKRFITSGEHDLTENIVHYVLARPVGVEGAGGPGTKGLSLFVVPKFHFDPGTGELGERNGVFATNVEQKMGLKVSNTCELTFGQHGVPAVGWLVGDRHDGIRQMFRIIEYARMMVGTKAIATLSTGYRNALAYARERVQGADLTRMAEKTAPRVRIIAHPDVRRSLMLQKAYAEGLRALLVYTGRWQDRMVHGPDADLAARVNDLLLPLVKGVGSERAYELLGHESLQTFGGSGYLTDYPLEQYVRDAKIDTLYEGTTAIQSLDLVFRKIAKDQGVALMALAGEIGEFVGAGADDDPLAEQRAALGRAVTDVQGCLGAMFEWVGAAQGGEPRQLYLIGLHSRRLLLAFGDLLVGWLLLTQAEVAARALGRADLSAADQAFYTGKVAVARFFAREVLPRLTADRKIVQAAQLDLMDVPEEAF, from the coding sequence ATGGGCCACTACCGCAGCGACCTGCGGGACCTGGAGTTCAACCTTTTCGAGGTCTTCGGCGTCGAGGAGTTCCTCGGTGCCGACGGCTACCCCGACCTGGACGCCGACACCATCCGGCAGATCCTCGCCGAGGTGGACCGCTCCGCCCGGGAGGAACTGGCGGACGTGTTCACCGAGGGCGACCGCCAGCCGCCGGTGTTCGACCCGGCGACGCACACCGCCCCGCTACCCCCGGCGTTCGCCAAGGCGTACCGGGCGTTCCTGGACGCCGGGTTCTGGCGCCTCGGTGACCTGGCCCCGGAACTGGGCGGCACGCCCGCGCCCCGGATGCTCTGGCGGGCGATCGGCGAGCTGATGATGGGCGCCAACCCGGCGATCTGGATCTACGCCTCCGGCCCGCCGCTGGCCAACGTGCTCTGGCACGAGGGGACGGCGGAGCAGCAGCGGTGGGCCCGGATCTTCGTGGACCGGGAGTGGGGATCCACCATGGCGCTGACCGAGGCGGACGCCGGCTCGGACGTCGGCGCGGGGCGGACCACGGCGGTGCCGCAGCCGGACGGCTCGTGGCATCTCGAGGGGGTCAAGCGCTTCATCACCTCGGGCGAGCACGACCTCACCGAGAACATCGTCCACTACGTGCTGGCCCGACCTGTCGGGGTCGAGGGCGCCGGCGGGCCGGGCACCAAGGGGCTCTCCCTGTTCGTGGTGCCCAAGTTCCACTTCGACCCGGGAACCGGTGAGCTGGGCGAGCGCAACGGCGTCTTCGCTACCAACGTCGAGCAGAAGATGGGACTGAAGGTCTCCAACACCTGCGAGCTCACCTTCGGCCAGCACGGTGTGCCGGCGGTCGGCTGGCTGGTGGGGGACCGGCACGACGGCATCCGGCAGATGTTCCGGATCATCGAGTACGCCCGGATGATGGTCGGCACGAAGGCCATCGCCACCCTCTCCACCGGCTACCGCAACGCCCTGGCGTACGCGCGCGAGCGGGTGCAGGGCGCGGACCTGACCCGGATGGCCGAGAAGACCGCCCCCCGGGTCCGGATCATCGCCCACCCGGACGTGCGCCGGTCGCTGATGCTGCAGAAGGCGTACGCCGAGGGGCTGCGCGCCCTGCTCGTCTACACCGGACGGTGGCAGGACCGGATGGTCCACGGGCCGGACGCCGACCTGGCCGCCCGGGTCAACGACCTGCTCCTGCCGCTGGTCAAGGGGGTCGGCTCGGAGCGGGCGTACGAGCTGCTCGGGCACGAGTCGTTGCAGACCTTCGGCGGCTCCGGATACCTCACCGACTACCCGCTGGAGCAGTACGTCCGGGACGCCAAGATCGACACCCTCTACGAGGGGACCACCGCGATCCAGAGCCTCGACCTGGTCTTCCGCAAGATCGCCAAGGACCAGGGAGTGGCGCTGATGGCGCTGGCCGGCGAGATCGGCGAGTTCGTCGGCGCCGGCGCGGACGACGACCCGCTCGCCGAGCAGCGCGCCGCCCTGGGCCGGGCGGTGACCGACGTGCAGGGCTGCCTCGGTGCGATGTTCGAGTGGGTGGGCGCCGCGCAGGGCGGGGAGCCTCGCCAGCTCTACCTGATCGGGCTGCACAGCCGGCGGTTGCTGCTCGCCTTCGGTGACCTGCTGGTCGGCTGGCTGCTGCTCACCCAGGCCGAGGTCGCCGCGCGGGCCCTGGGCCGGGCCGACCTCTCCGCCGCCGACCAGGCCTTCTACACCGGCAAGGTAGCGGTGGCCCGGTTCTTCGCCCGGGAGGTGCTGCCCCGGCTCACCGCTGACCGCAAGATCGTCCAGGCGGCGCAGCTCGACCTGATGGACGTCCCCGAGGAGGCGTTCTGA